A genomic window from Streptomyces sp. 846.5 includes:
- a CDS encoding ABC transporter permease: MRGPALGTAGLVAFAAVWEAVTRTGLVDARFLPPFSRTAAALGHELGDGALWSALGDTLTGWALGLAIATAAGIAAGFLIAVVPYLRRATASTIEFLRPIPSVALIPLVVLLYGAKITSVLVLVVYASFWQVLVQVLYGAQDVDPVADETARAYGLGPWARLRRVLWPSALPYVMTGVRLAAAVALILAITAELVIGAPGLGNLIAVAQDSQAVPDMYALILVTGLLGVVVNVGARAVERRALAWHQSVRGEVLV, translated from the coding sequence CTGCGCGGCCCGGCGCTCGGCACGGCCGGGCTGGTGGCCTTCGCTGCGGTGTGGGAGGCGGTGACCCGGACCGGGCTGGTCGACGCCCGGTTCCTGCCGCCGTTCAGCCGCACCGCCGCGGCCCTGGGCCATGAGCTCGGGGACGGCGCCCTCTGGTCGGCGCTCGGCGACACGCTGACCGGATGGGCGCTCGGCCTGGCCATCGCCACCGCCGCCGGGATCGCGGCGGGGTTCCTCATCGCCGTCGTCCCGTACCTGCGCCGGGCGACCGCCTCGACCATCGAGTTCCTGCGGCCCATCCCCTCGGTGGCGCTGATCCCGCTCGTGGTGCTGCTGTACGGCGCCAAAATCACCTCGGTGCTGGTACTCGTCGTCTACGCGTCCTTCTGGCAGGTGCTGGTCCAGGTCCTCTACGGGGCCCAGGACGTCGACCCGGTGGCGGACGAGACCGCCAGGGCCTACGGCCTCGGCCCCTGGGCCCGGCTGCGCCGCGTGCTGTGGCCCAGCGCCCTCCCGTACGTCATGACCGGCGTCCGGCTGGCCGCCGCGGTGGCGCTGATTCTCGCGATCACCGCCGAACTGGTGATCGGCGCACCGGGGTTGGGCAACCTCATCGCGGTCGCCCAGGACTCGCAGGCGGTGCCGGACATGTATGCGCTGATCCTGGTCACCGGGCTGCTGGGGGTCGTCGTCAACGTCGGCGCCCGGGCGGTGGAGCGCCGCGCCCTGGCCTGGCACCAGTCGGTGCGCGGGGAGGTGCTGGTGTGA
- a CDS encoding ABC transporter substrate-binding protein — translation MRRPSIVCTAAALLAVALAGCGSGAGSTTSTSPGSGSSAGAGSAAATVDVNVGVIPIVDVAPIYLGQKQGFFAQQGLKLSLTTAQGGAAIVPGVVSGQFQFGFSNVLSLMLAEQNSVPIKAISNGVASTGVAGQDFGAIVVKKGSAITSPKDLVGKKVAINTLKNINEVAVRDSVQKAGGDPGKVTFVELGFPAMPAALAKGQVDAALVVEPALATVKAQGATVIASPYVDVAPKLTVAMYFTSTSYAQQHPDVVKKFRTALAESLAYADSHPDDVRTVLGSYTKIPADTLKQITLPSWPADVNQASLQTLGQLALSYGLLTKAPDLATLLP, via the coding sequence ATGCGTCGTCCATCCATCGTCTGCACCGCCGCGGCGCTTCTCGCCGTCGCTCTCGCGGGGTGCGGCAGCGGGGCCGGCAGTACCACCAGCACCTCGCCAGGGTCCGGGAGTTCCGCCGGCGCGGGCTCCGCCGCCGCTACCGTCGACGTCAACGTGGGAGTGATCCCCATCGTGGACGTCGCACCGATCTACCTCGGCCAGAAGCAGGGCTTCTTCGCCCAGCAGGGCCTCAAGCTCTCGCTGACCACCGCCCAGGGCGGCGCCGCGATCGTGCCCGGCGTGGTCAGCGGACAGTTCCAGTTCGGCTTCTCCAATGTGCTCTCGCTGATGCTGGCCGAGCAGAACAGCGTGCCCATCAAGGCGATCTCCAATGGCGTGGCCTCCACCGGTGTGGCGGGCCAGGACTTCGGCGCCATCGTCGTGAAGAAGGGAAGCGCGATCACCTCGCCGAAGGACCTGGTGGGGAAGAAGGTCGCCATCAACACCCTGAAGAACATCAACGAGGTCGCCGTGCGCGATTCGGTGCAGAAGGCCGGCGGTGATCCCGGCAAGGTGACCTTCGTAGAGCTCGGCTTCCCGGCGATGCCGGCCGCACTCGCCAAGGGGCAGGTCGACGCCGCGCTGGTGGTGGAGCCCGCGCTCGCCACCGTCAAGGCGCAGGGCGCCACGGTGATCGCCTCGCCGTACGTCGACGTCGCACCCAAGCTCACCGTGGCGATGTACTTCACCTCGACCAGCTACGCACAGCAGCACCCGGACGTGGTGAAGAAGTTCCGGACGGCCCTGGCCGAGTCGCTGGCCTACGCCGACAGCCACCCCGACGACGTGCGCACCGTCCTCGGCAGCTACACCAAGATCCCGGCCGACACGCTCAAGCAGATCACGCTGCCGAGCTGGCCCGCCGACGTCAACCAGGCATCGCTCCAGACGCTGGGTCAACTGGCGCTGAGCTACGGGCTGTTGACGAAGGCACCCGACCTCGCCACGCTCCTGCCGTGA
- a CDS encoding phospholipase C, phosphocholine-specific produces the protein MTALNRRRFIQLAGGTAAATAMSSSIARAASIPAAHRTGTLKDVDHIVVLMQENRSFDHYFGTLRGVRGFGDPKPVTLPSGKSVWYQSDGSKEILPFHPDAKNLGLAFLEDLAHDWNSTHWAWNNGAYDKWIPAKGATTMAHLTRDDIPFHYALADAFTICDAYHCSLMTSTDPNRYYLWTGYTGNDGKGKGPVLDNAETGYAWTTYPERLEKAGVSWKIYQDIGTGLDAAGFWGWTNDAYIGNYGDTSLLYFDQYQNAKPGDPLYDKARTGTDAAKGDGFFDILKADVKAGNLPQVSWIVAPEAFTEHPNWPANYGAWYISQVLDALTADPAVWARTALFVTFDENDGFFDHMVPPVPPFSAAQGASTVDVADELYTDGVSAASLFAGGSGFLSAPYGLGPRVPMLVVSPWSKGGFVNSQVFDHTSIIRFMEERFGVEEPNISSWRRAVCGDLTSAFDFSRTDTAVPALPATGGYQPPDQKRHPDYVPTPPAAPALPKQERGTRPARPLPYELSADGRVDSARSTLTVKFANHGRAGANWQVRSSTDTAGPWTYTVEAHKSLTGSWTLPTAAGGGYDFSAHGPNGFLREFKGRLATAGPEVTTSHDGHGSRVELVLSNHGHKTVRLTVTDEYGCARPESYQLRPGASRTHTATLDATHGWYDLTVTSAEDATFLRRVAGHVETGRVSTSDPAIGAV, from the coding sequence ATGACTGCCCTCAACCGCCGCCGCTTCATCCAGCTGGCCGGCGGCACCGCCGCCGCCACCGCGATGTCGAGCAGCATCGCCCGTGCCGCCTCGATCCCTGCCGCCCACCGCACCGGGACGCTGAAGGACGTCGACCACATCGTCGTCCTCATGCAGGAGAACCGCTCCTTCGACCACTACTTCGGCACCCTGCGCGGGGTCCGCGGCTTCGGCGACCCCAAGCCGGTGACGCTGCCCAGCGGCAAGTCCGTCTGGTACCAGTCGGACGGCAGCAAGGAGATCCTGCCGTTCCACCCGGACGCGAAGAACCTCGGCCTGGCCTTCCTGGAGGACCTCGCCCATGACTGGAACAGCACCCACTGGGCCTGGAACAACGGCGCCTACGACAAGTGGATCCCGGCCAAGGGCGCGACCACGATGGCCCATCTGACCCGGGACGACATCCCCTTCCACTACGCGCTGGCCGACGCCTTCACCATCTGCGACGCCTACCACTGTTCGCTGATGACCAGCACCGACCCCAACCGCTACTACCTGTGGACCGGCTACACCGGCAACGACGGCAAGGGCAAGGGACCGGTCCTCGACAACGCCGAGACCGGGTACGCCTGGACCACCTACCCGGAGCGGCTGGAGAAGGCCGGGGTCTCCTGGAAGATCTACCAGGACATCGGCACCGGGCTGGACGCGGCCGGCTTCTGGGGCTGGACCAACGACGCCTACATCGGCAACTACGGCGACACCTCGCTGCTCTACTTCGACCAGTACCAGAACGCCAAGCCCGGCGACCCGCTCTACGACAAGGCCCGCACCGGCACCGACGCCGCCAAGGGCGACGGCTTCTTCGACATCCTGAAGGCCGACGTGAAGGCCGGGAACCTGCCGCAGGTGTCCTGGATCGTCGCCCCCGAGGCGTTCACCGAGCACCCCAACTGGCCCGCCAACTACGGCGCCTGGTACATCTCCCAGGTGCTGGACGCGCTCACCGCGGACCCCGCGGTCTGGGCCAGGACGGCGCTGTTCGTCACCTTCGACGAGAACGACGGGTTCTTCGACCACATGGTGCCCCCGGTACCGCCGTTCTCCGCGGCGCAGGGCGCGTCCACCGTGGACGTCGCCGACGAGCTGTACACAGACGGGGTCTCCGCCGCGAGCCTCTTCGCGGGCGGCAGTGGCTTCCTCTCGGCCCCGTACGGCCTGGGCCCGCGGGTCCCCATGCTGGTGGTGTCGCCCTGGAGCAAGGGCGGTTTCGTCAACTCGCAGGTGTTCGACCACACCTCGATCATCCGGTTCATGGAGGAGCGGTTCGGCGTCGAGGAGCCGAACATCTCGTCCTGGCGGCGCGCCGTCTGCGGCGACCTGACCTCCGCCTTCGACTTCTCCCGGACCGACACCGCGGTGCCCGCCCTGCCGGCCACCGGCGGCTACCAGCCGCCGGACCAGAAGCGGCACCCCGACTATGTGCCCACCCCTCCCGCGGCCCCGGCGCTGCCGAAGCAGGAGCGCGGCACCCGTCCGGCCCGTCCGCTGCCGTACGAGCTGTCCGCCGACGGCCGGGTCGACAGCGCCAGGTCCACCCTGACCGTCAAGTTCGCCAACCACGGCCGGGCCGGGGCGAACTGGCAGGTCCGCTCCAGCACCGACACCGCCGGTCCGTGGACCTACACCGTCGAGGCGCACAAGTCGCTGACCGGCAGCTGGACCCTGCCCACGGCCGCCGGCGGCGGCTACGACTTCTCGGCCCACGGCCCCAACGGCTTCCTACGGGAGTTCAAGGGGCGGCTCGCCACCGCCGGGCCCGAGGTGACCACCAGTCATGACGGCCACGGCAGCCGGGTCGAGCTGGTACTGAGCAACCACGGGCACAAGACGGTGCGGCTGACGGTCACCGATGAGTACGGCTGCGCCCGGCCGGAGAGCTACCAGCTGCGGCCCGGCGCCAGCCGGACCCACACGGCGACCCTGGACGCCACCCACGGCTGGTACGACCTGACGGTGACCTCCGCCGAGGACGCGACCTTCCTGCGGCGCGTCGCCGGCCATGTCGAGACCGGGCGGGTGAGCACCAGCGACCCGGCCATCGGCGCGGTCTGA
- a CDS encoding MazG-like family protein has protein sequence MDDTAWDTIDSLVRWLDRGSDIPDDTRVLLQLLKITEEAGEVAEAVIGATGTNPRKGFSHSWDDVRNELCDVIVTAMVALTRLSPDAREVFAANLRRIAERSEQEV, from the coding sequence GTGGACGACACCGCCTGGGACACCATCGACAGCCTGGTCCGCTGGCTCGACCGGGGCAGTGACATCCCCGACGACACCAGGGTGCTGCTCCAGCTCCTCAAGATCACCGAGGAGGCCGGCGAGGTCGCCGAGGCGGTGATCGGCGCGACCGGGACCAACCCCCGCAAGGGCTTCTCGCACAGCTGGGACGACGTCAGGAACGAGCTCTGCGACGTCATCGTGACCGCGATGGTCGCCCTGACCCGGCTGAGCCCGGACGCCCGCGAGGTCTTCGCCGCGAACCTCCGCCGCATCGCGGAACGTTCCGAGCAGGAGGTCTGA